Within Xiphophorus hellerii strain 12219 chromosome 10, Xiphophorus_hellerii-4.1, whole genome shotgun sequence, the genomic segment taaaaaaatatattaataaatacttcaaattaaataatactgaacatcttttcagtccctccagaatTTCGCCATTGTTttcgtgatttttttttttttttgcaataagaATCAAAGCGTTCGTGGtactaatttataaatatttgcgCTTATTTATGACTGTAATGCGACTTCTTATTACTCCCTGTATAGATCATGGAGTATAATTTGACATCAATTCAGGCCGAGGCAGCTGTTcggtacaagtaagaaagtttttgacaatttttgagaaaagtcTGCAGCAAACTCCCAATTATGTGCAGAGATTTGTTGACTTTGCGTGAATTTCCACGGTAATTcacaagaaactggagggactggttgatataatttggcagtaaatggataaaaaactgcattgatttgattgataacatgaAATGTAATGTTATCAGTCAAATGTGTAGTCCACAAGGGGCCACAtaaaaaagctatggcgggcggatttggcccacgggccttgagtttgacacgtgtgcTTTAGCAGAAAATCAATTAATACCTTTAGGTTGAATTAAGCAcaatggtggcagcatcatgcctaGGGGATTCTTACTCTTCCATATTAATATCTTACAGCAACAGTAAATCTAAATCCTATTGGTTGGTATTACTGGATCTcaagaaacatttcatttattttgtaattgtttgcAATTGTGctaaactgatttgttttacataataaaaccATCTACACCATTTGGCAGTTAGTGAACTAAGATCACAGTTTTATCCTTGGTCctcttttgtttaatatttgcaGGTTCCTTAGATTATAGAGTAGTGCAACATTTATTACTCTTCATATAATGATGCCACACAACTTTACATTTGTCACCACATGATCAAAGTCCATTACAGCGAGTCACTGCGTGTGTATTCTCAGTGAGTGGATGAGTCACACTGACTACATACGCCAGAGAAAACTTAatacagaaaagaaataaatacattttggaagcagcatttatttaaaatgtacaatataAAGTTTTCCTTGTTTACATtctttgaatatatttatttatatgttgtcttcttctctcttttaaGTTAGCCAGAGCTGGCGCAATACATAAGCAAATTAGCTAGCTGCTGCTTAAGAAAagcaggccagcagggggcgccaatGTCTGAGGATTTGTTTACCTTCCAAAAAGCTCGAGGTCATGTGACAGTTTCCTTACAACTGATAATGACTTAACAGGACCTCacctttaaaataatcaaaaccaTAGACATGATCAAAACGAACTATTTGACCGCCAAAAATCATGCTAACACGACCATGGGTTGGAAAACTCTTAATTATATTACGTATGAACGGTGATAAAAGGAAATGTAACCAAACTAGAACGaagtttaatcaaaaataaaacagctgtttttcttttctctcttgcAGCAACAGCGCCCCCCAGCTGTAGGCTGCGGGTTACTGCCATTTACATGTTATCACGGAGCGGCTCTCAGACAGGTGCCGTGGAAAGGGCAGGATATTCTCCGCGCATTATTCGCCACGCGGAAGTGCGAACGCAGCGCGTGTCCCTGCGGCTGAACGATAAGAAGCCGCCGGTTCCTGATAAACACCAGAACaccggctgctgctgctgctgcagctgctgctgctgctgctgctgctgctgctccctccGTGCCAACATGGCACCCAGAGACCCTCTGCTCGCCTCCCTCAGAGGTAAGCATCCACAGCAGCGGGCTCGGGATTGGTGTGACGTTATTTCATCAACATTTCAGCTTCACGTCGGCTGTTTCGGGGTTTTTCCTGTTTCTTGTAAACAAGAACCTGTTCTTCCTGCCATTATAATAACCAGGCAGCTGACCCCCCCTACAGCCACATCAACCTACTGAATGTTACCATTCATCACATTATCCAATGCTATCCGTGTTTTAATCTCtaatgtgtgcgtgtgtgtgtgtgtcagtgtgtgtccTGAACATGCAGTCAGACGGAGGCGTAGTGACGGACTCCAGTCCTCACCTCCCCTCCTGCTGCGAGCTGCTGGAGCTGGTCCTCAGAAAGGGGCTGCAGCGTGAGCGTCTTACTCCATATTTAACCCTCCTCCCATGGCTTCCTGTGAAGATGTTTGacctctaaatgttttttgaatATTTCTCCTCAGAGCCAGTCCTCAGTCTGGCCCAGAGAGATTACTGGCAGTGCTTTGAGCAACTTCCTCACCAAGACACCTGTGGCAGGTAGAGGGAGCTCcctgcagtttgttgttgttgtttttctgctgagATTGATATGGAATATACTTTATCGATTCCCAACGGGAAATTGCGTATTTGCTCACAAGCTACTCCGTCCAAACTGTTACgtattaataaatacaatataacCGTAAGGgatataaaatgtattaaataaatagtaGTCAGTGACTCTTGAGATATGGGACACAtgcacatgtttttaatttaagaacATGTTTAGTTGGTATTTAATTACTCCTGTTCAGttaatacaaaataacaaattttgcacCACAAAAAACTGTTTGATTTAGAAGTTAAAAACCACAGTTTCACAGACAAATGCTTctcaaaaaacagaataaatattattaaacccccccccacacacacacacacacacacaggaagtcCGTCGGACGGAGTTGGCGGCGCATGACGAAAGTGACAAAGAACTtgtaagtgaaaagaaaatactgCACTTGTAATGATAACTCAGttcaaataaatgctgaaatgtGTAAATAACTTAGATTTCAACCTAAATGGAGGAGAggaatgtaaacaaaaagaTACAGACAAGAACCCTTAGCCAGTAGAAGTGTGCGATATTTTGGTATCAAACCGATACCAAGTATCACCAATACCAGTACTGATACCGACACTTTTTACTATCGTCAAACGTCTGACCTTCAggtgattttatgtatttcttttttcctctcagttattttattcaaatcaaaatCTTTAGGGATCTACAAAATATACATGGAGTtgcaatgcaaaaacaaaacagaatttcaAGATGGAATCTGAAACTATAGCATCGATCTTAACCGTGCTAGCACCGATCCGATACCGACTTGGTATTAcccatattttttatttacatccaccccccccacccccctcctcctggttcAGGCTCTCTGCTCTTTCCCCGGCCGTCGAGCAGACCAGAGTTTGCAGGAAGCTCATCTCAGCCCAAGGCCGGGGCCGCTACCTGCTGCGGCTGGCCCTCTCCCGCAAGACTCTGTCGCAGTTCTTCACCCACCTGCTGCACACGCCCAGAGTTCTGGAGGTCAGACACGCTGCCAACACTTTGCTTTCACCGATCCGTCACACCTCACTGACACGTCTATTCATCCTCTGATTACAGTGGTACAGTCCCACGTTATCGATCCTCAGGAATGAGGAATTTGTCGGTGAGACGTTTAGTAAATGgagaggcctagtcaaagccgaGGGCACGTTTGTAGCCATTTCAGTTTGAgctctgcttttgtttgttttttgtgtcccCCGCAGAGCCGTTCATgtcgctgctgctggtgctctCTCACATGGAGTTCAAGCTGGACACGGAGGTTAGTGAAAAACTACAACATGTAACGCGGTGATACTCTCACTTGTTCcagtatttatttgttgttgttggttttttttttttgcttctctttaAACAGAACTGTAGTTTTCTAGACGAGAGCTGGCTGCTACCGGTAGGAGCACCACAACAAAACTTTATTGAATAAAGTCTGGACACTAGCACTGTCTTTTCATTTGGAGTttacttttctgtattttgtcttGTTAGAACTGCAAGATCACACATACTTAATTTATATGTCATGTTTTAGAACAGGGGTCTGCGACTTTTACAATCCAAAGAGTCATTTTTGCCCTCAGTCCAGCTCAATAAGACCCGTTTAGAGACGCAAATGTCGCATGTCAGTTCGAACATCCACTGCAGAAAATGTGTCCTTCTTAAAtaaccaatattttatttttttgcaaaggatgaacacattttcttctgtgGGATGTTAATTTGTACGGAAAGTGCATTAAAGACACGCAGGCACAACTTAACAAGAAAAGTTGAGTTAAAAACATGTTGCTGGTACTTTTAGTGacattctgttgtggaaatttgATACAATTATTACATGAAAAACACTgctaaaaccttttaaaaatgagctggtttgttatcattattatgttttttggcACTAGTGACTGTTATTGAACAATAAATGTGCAATAATGCACTATTATTCATTGGTCCTTCACATAAAGTCTCACTAAATTCACTGAATTTGAGGTTACAGTGTGGAAAACTTTGCAAAAGGTTTGCAGAATCCAAAGTCAGGAATGCATTGTGGGAAAACTGACGTAACGATAGGCAGAAGAACGTGACAGATTGTTTGTTTCTAGGTGTGTGACACCTATGAAGTCGTGCCATGTCGGGAAGTTGGGATGGTTTTAAGGTTTGTAGCTTAACCCCGtacaaagaaacaacaatttgcTCCGGTCATGCAACGTCACCTCCATGTTTCCCCTCCCCCCCAGGTATCTAAGCGGACGTGTCTTCGTCCTGGACTTGGTGCCTGGCAGCCAGGCTCATGTCGACATGTTTGTCTCCTCTGGTGACATCATCGATGAGATCAACGGGTCTTCCCTGAGAAACTGCAAAAACGGACAAGTGAGGAAATCGCTGCCTTTCCTTTGTCTTCATTAGCTGCGGATAGAAAAGTGTCACCTGCATAAAGGCGAACCTTGACCTTTTATCTTGCGGTCTGATGCGTTCTGCCATTTCTTCTCGCTTCCAGGCAGGCGTTGTTCTGTCCCGTCTCAGGGGCTGCCCTCTGTCCATCCGTATTCTGCGATGCAGGGCCCAGGACGGAACGATATATCGTCCCCTCGTCAAAATCTTGAGGGCCCTGAGGATGGAGAACCCCAACGCGCAGCTCGGCCTCACTCCCCAGCAAAAGCAAGCCAACGTCGGGCAAAAGCCTCCCGGCGCCTCCCAGTGCCTCAAAGAGGGAAGGCAGGTGTTCACACGGCCTCTCCAGAGCTTGTAGATTTGACCTCAACTCACTTAACTCGCCAATTTCTCGACAGAATCGTCTACATTGTGAAGTACTTGGGGAAAGCAAACATCGGAATGGTAATCTTTTCTGCTTGAAAATGCTGCTAACGTTTGCTAAAACTGATGCAACTTCTGGTTTTCCCCCCCTTTTAGTTTGGAGGAAAGGAAGTCTTGCAGCATGCAATTCCTAAGGTGTTGCATAAAAACCAGCCAAGCAAGGTGAGAAATTACTCGAATGCCTGCAGGCACATTGTAAAATATGCTGTTGAATTATTATGGCCTGAGTGTAACGTATCCCTTAGGAGGTGCTCTTAGACCTAAAGGAAACACACTTGACATGTACAGACAGAAATAGTACGATGGTAAGAAGAAAATATCAGCACAATAACGTTAAATTCCCCTCTGCAATATGTTTATAGTATCCATGTCTCCTCAGAAGCTGTTTGAGCATCACTACCCAGAGGTTTCTTGCGTGGGGAGGTTTGCTCAACCCGGATACACGATATTTGCCTTCTGCGTGGCGTAAGTACCGACACGCCCAACACATCCGAGGCGTCGGCACTTTAAGTTGAGGTGAAACAGTCCCAGAAGGTTGTTTCTgtaatgcaatttttttttccgtttCTTTCAGAGATTCTCCAGAAACCCCTCGGTCCTCTGGGTTTTGTTGTGTTGTGCTCAAAGCCGGCAACACGAAGGAGTGCGAGGATATAGTCTGCCGCATTGGTGAGGCCTGCTGCCGATACGGTCATCAAACGATGCAACGCGAAAAGTGAGAGGCGTTGTAGGtagaaaaaaggagaacattCCCACCAAGAAACTCAGAAAAGTGTAAATTAATCCCCCCTCCCAAAAAAATTCTAGACAAAAAATGGGAAATTTGGAGTTTCAAATGTCgaagattttctagaaaagtcgAAAATGTTCACCTTTAGAAACACcaaaatttctaagatttttctagaaaatctcagattaatctcaatttGAGGGGgggtttttctagcaaatttttgacttcaaaatttgacatttttggtgaaaatttactttttctgtctacaattgCCCTAATATGCCGTCGCATTATACGAATTCATTACACGGAGATGTTTGCTGTAGTTATGCAACTTTGATTCTTATGTTTTGAAGCCAACACTAAGCCAAGCAATAATTCACTTTCTcagaaaattgaaatatttggcTAATAAGGTTTCCAATCCAGAAATTTAATGACTTAATGACTGAGTGCAGGGGCAGATCTAGAAAAATATCTATGGGGTGGCAAGAGGGGAGGCAAGGATTCTTCAGGAGTGGCAggatatatgtatatatacaaaCGGCCCACAGACCACGCTTTAGACTCCCCTGCTTTGTAGACCATTGGTAAGATGTTAATCAGCCCTACAAGCTTAAGACCAGTGTTAACCCAGGCTTCCATTACAAATCAGGTTTACCCATGTGCCATGTTGATGCAGCGTTTAGGTAAATCCCAACAGAGTGTTCCTGACCACATTAGCAGGCTTTGCAATTCGATCCCATTTTAGAAGCACCTCGacgttaaaacattttcctttctgtgtttttacagcTGCTGGGTTCAAGCATACAGAATGGTTTGTATAGCCACCGATCAACTCACCCatgtaaataaattcaataattaaaaaaacaaaaaaactattattGTCTGCATATCACCACAAGACACGACTTTGTATTCATAAAGACCTTTAATAGAAAGACATGTGACAACATCTCATAAATAGTATTAAATGTAGCTgccaagattttgtgttttgagatAAAAAGCGGCCCAGAGATATCACGGGGTTTCGGGGTCTGCAGTGCTCCCTCACACCGTGCAGAGGATCAACTGGGACAGCCAACACTCTGACGCTGCGGCGAGGCGCACCCAGGATGGCATGCTGGCATTTTCTGATCAATAGCAACTAGGGAAAGAAACGCTGCTCCCGTTAGGTTGTGAAGCATTTGATTCTTGTCAAAAGACTTTAGACGGCTCCGTTAATAAAAGGAGCCCTCCCCAAACGTCATTACATTTAGCCTGACAACCCAAAAAAGGTCAAATCATGTCCATGGTGCAGTTGGGCTTGTGGAATGGTTGGTATGCTGCAtcactaaaaatacaaaaaattcaagaagaacttatatatatatatataaaatcaagaaataaaaatgtccacaaaatGGATAAGTATGATAAATAGGACAATTTGTTAAAACGAAGCAGGCGCCCCTTAGGCCCGTTCTCCCCTTATCCTGCGAGCCAACTGGATGTCCTTGGGCATGATGGTGACACGTTTAGCGTGGATGGCGCACAGGTTGGTATCCTCAAAGAGACCCACCAGGTAGGCCTCGCTTGCCTCCTATAGGAAAGGacaaaaggaggaggagaaaataaaacaattgtaCCATTTACAACATTTCACATTAGGTTAGCTTTAAGTTTCTTACCTGGAGAGCTCCGATAGCTGCGCTCTGGAAACGAAGATCGGTCTTGAAGTCCTGTGCGATCTCCCTCACCAGGCGCTGGAAGGGCAGCTTACGGATAAGCAGCTCCGTGGACTTCTGGTAGCGACGGATCTCCCTCAAAGCCACAGTACCGGGCCTGCAAgaatggaaaaagaaagaaaaaaaaaaaagcggttTCAAAATTTCTTCCAACTTGTTGCAACAACCGGTTAAGTAGGTTATACTAACGTAAACATATGAAGTACCTGTAGCGATGTGGTTTCTTCACGCCTCCTGTGGAGGGGGCGCTCTTCCTAGCAGCCTTGGTAGCAAGCTGCTTCCTTGGCGCTTTACCTCCAGTGGACTTACGGGCGGTCTGCTTGGTACGAGCCATATCGTATTACCTGAAAATTGCAATAAAAGCGCATTAATTCAAAAAGCGGGTAATTTTTAAACCCAGACTAGACAGTCGGGGGGTGGGGGAAGAAGGGAAGCTGTCGCATTTGTAAACACAATGCTAAAACTAGCCGAGCTAACGCCGCTCCCCTCCCCCAACGTTGCGGCCATGGGAGGCGTTCATAAACACACGTTTACAAACGCCGGTTATCCCGCTTCCTTTTATGAGtgtaaataaagaattataCGGCAGTTTAAACCAGTTACGCCGACGTTATATAAACACACCTAATGTCTGTTGGTGAACTACACAGCTTAACAGATCAAAACAAATGGCGCCCGAAGCAGCGCGGCTCTGCCTCGACCTCGCCATTTTCAGTTTCgtcctgaaaaaaaacaaaacaaacaaaaaaaacccagtgcCGACTCAATACAAGCGCCATTAGCTGAAGTGTTCACATTTTAGACTGGTGTCCTGGCAAATTAAAGGAACGGCACTGGAAGCTGGTTTGTTTACCCCGTTTAGTTTTAAACCGCTACATGTAGAGAAGTGCCGAAAAACGTCACCCTAAGAGCCTCCATTGTTCTATTTTTAGCGTTCATTAGCGAGTAGACATGTTAGGCCAACAACTGTGGACGACCGGAGAGCCTCGGAAAATTCAAAGCAAAGACAGATAATTTACGCCAAACTTAAAAGGCACGGTTAAACGGCTGCGTTACCTTTTAAGTTGAAGTTGTACTTGCGTCAGACGTGTCTCCGCTGTTATACACCGCTGAAAACGACTATAGACGAGAGCGTGAACGAAGCCGTTTATTAATACTTCAACGTGACGTCATGTTTTTAGCATACTGAGCACGATTGGCTTGTCCTCCATACGGGATATGGCGCAGCCAATCAGATTACAGCAGGCAAGCTTGATATAAAAATTTACGGTAATTCGTAATTCAAATAGGTTTGAATTTCACtacattaaaatctgtttatgttgttttaatttatacaataaaataaatatcaaatatcctTTGAGCTGAGCAAATATTATATAGGTTATTTTTGAACTTCACGTCCCATAGTTCCGTGCTGCATCGCCTTTCCTACTACTTCCTCTCGCCTTGCGCAAGCTCACATCGTAGGAGAATGCGGATTTCGAAGCTAAAAAGCATAGCTAGCCGTTAAGCTAAAAACAAGCTTCTTGTTGTTGGGCTTCAGACTGGTTAAATGTCTAAAACAAATTCACAGCCCGCGTCGTCTTCGGCAGCGACGACCGCTACAGGGGGGCCATCTTCGTCCTCGTCGTCTTCGCCCGCGGGGGGCTCGACATCGCCCGCAACCGTGTTGAACGTACAGCCCGAGAAACCTCAACATTACACGTACGTAGCTGGTTAGCAGGGTTAGCTGGCTGGGTGTACACAACCTCACGTGCactgccacacacacaaaaatgcatacattttacTACGGACCGTGGTTGCGtaataaaactttcaaatgTTTGGAATGAAGTAAAGAGGCTGGTAACCCAGTGTTTTCTGGTCCTGATGAGGAGGCCTAATGTCACCCAGTAACCATTTCTTAAAAGTTGTTTAATGCAGCATTTTAACTGCCCCTGTGTGACACTGTTGCATCAATTTAGGTTTGTTCGCTGTTTAGTAAATTCCATAGTGATGTATTTTATGATAATTATTTGTAGAAGCTTATGCTAGTATTAGTTTTGGCTATTGCTGGTAGAATGCCTTGAAGTTTTCAATTCTAGTCGCATTATCACCTAGAACTTCCAACTTATTTCGTAGAGATTTCACTGTGAAATGGGAAGAAAAAGGTACACGAGCACTAGATATTACAACTAAAATTTCCAAAGCGTTGGTAGAATATCGTATCTATTTACCCACCATCTAGTATGTCTATTAGTTTAGTCGTTAGTTTGGCGATTTTGGTTagtgtttgtgtaaaatgttcatCAATGTTTGTTTAACCTGAAGCTTCAATTCTGACCAACATTTCTGTCCATGTTgaaaaagcatccccacagcaggATGTTGCTGCCACCACGTTTAACCCTTTGGGGTGGGGATTTCATACGTAGCATTTTGCATGTTGGccaaaagtttacatttttctatCATTTGGCCAGAGCACCTCTTTCCAAATATTTGTTGCTTGTAGCAAATTTGAAGATGGGAccttgtggttttttttattctcctccACATTTTTATTCCTGCCTTATCTTTCTCATAAACTGGACATAGACATGTGcatgaaacataatttttctttcactacacaattattttctactttgtgttcaaaactgtgctaaaaaaaacattgtttataattttaatgTGATAACATAGGAAGAACTCTGCAAGGGATGTGAATATTCTAGCTTTATGTAGACAAactatttgcatatttaaaaataccaggttttgatttaaaaaaaataaataatgttgcaCAGACATTAGTCACATtctttcctgttgtcttcttacTTTCCAGATATCTCAAAGAGTTCAGAACGGAGCAGTGTCCCCTGTTTGTGCAGCACAAATGTACACAGCACCGGCCTTTTTCCTGCTTCCATTGGCATTTCTTGAACCAGCGGCGTCGCAGGCCCATCCGCAGACGGGACGGGACGTTCAACTACAGTCCAGACGTCTACTGTACCAAATACGATGAGGGAACAGGCACATGTCCAGAAGGAGATGAGTGAGTGCTGCTAAGGCTTTTCATCTTCCTAAAATACTCTCCAGattgtagggtttttttttttttcaattcatgaggacaaaaaag encodes:
- the LOC116726885 gene encoding histone H3.3A translates to MARTKQTARKSTGGKAPRKQLATKAARKSAPSTGGVKKPHRYRPGTVALREIRRYQKSTELLIRKLPFQRLVREIAQDFKTDLRFQSAAIGALQEASEAYLVGLFEDTNLCAIHAKRVTIMPKDIQLARRIRGERA
- the LOC116727361 gene encoding uncharacterized protein LOC116727361, which produces MATAPPSCRLRVTAIYMLSRSGSQTGAVERAGYSPRIIRHAEVRTQRVSLRLNDKKPPVPDKHQNTGCCCCCSCCCCCCCCCSLRANMAPRDPLLASLRVCVLNMQSDGGVVTDSSPHLPSCCELLELVLRKGLQQPVLSLAQRDYWQCFEQLPHQDTCGRLSALSPAVEQTRVCRKLISAQGRGRYLLRLALSRKTLSQFFTHLLHTPRVLEWYSPTLSILRNEEFVEPFMSLLLVLSHMEFKLDTENCSFLDESWLLPVCDTYEVVPCREVGMVLRYLSGRVFVLDLVPGSQAHVDMFVSSGDIIDEINGSSLRNCKNGQAGVVLSRLRGCPLSIRILRCRAQDGTIYRPLVKILRALRMENPNAQLGLTPQQKQANVGQKPPGASQCLKEGRIVYIVKYLGKANIGMFGGKEVLQHAIPKVLHKNQPSKEVLLDLKETHLTCTDRNSTMKLFEHHYPEVSCVGRFAQPGYTIFAFCVADSPETPRSSGFCCVVLKAGNTKECEDIVCRIAAGFKHTEWFV